In Microvenator marinus, one genomic interval encodes:
- a CDS encoding endonuclease I family protein has product MVERVQIWIVIALIGLLSACAGVEDEVEVDGPNDSFMVDGKADIPNTIHENTPEARAILRVVNTFSLHKMISETNMYWRSAEEIANYRKGPDGMLRTDDDRVIFTLAELDSVPYVGKTALRRLRAYVQKKDLIVFDDMQISQEVPERIDTSVMNVIRSDIKRGERIEIELKGNKGDRLLLMLRKISDARWNPKLSVLDAETRERMVEVNPWGTSDARIPQLNDEAGRGWEIDRETPYTVVLANTNQVDGEFEFSVECVGGPCFAYETDHVTIEELDELQGQELRRAMVALHESNHLRISYYDARMEMFSSLDNVDGVVECVYTGTLVETDTIPSNLLMNAEHTWPQSHGAFDGAARSDLHHIYPVTSQINSIRNNHPFCEVAEITREIGPATLGFDEEGVRCFEPRDEHKGALARSMFYFAAVYQQSIDDRQESVLRKWHREHPVSAAERIRSRHVQVFQGSKQPFVEKPHLVDHIADF; this is encoded by the coding sequence ATGGTTGAACGTGTTCAAATCTGGATTGTTATCGCCCTGATTGGGCTCCTGAGCGCTTGTGCCGGAGTCGAAGACGAAGTTGAGGTCGACGGCCCCAATGATTCTTTCATGGTGGATGGCAAGGCAGATATCCCGAACACGATTCACGAGAACACACCCGAAGCACGCGCGATTTTGCGAGTTGTGAACACCTTCTCGCTGCACAAGATGATCTCGGAAACCAATATGTACTGGCGCAGCGCCGAGGAAATTGCGAATTATCGCAAAGGTCCCGACGGCATGCTACGTACCGATGATGACCGCGTGATCTTCACGCTCGCCGAGCTCGACTCCGTGCCCTACGTGGGTAAGACGGCGTTGCGTAGACTTCGTGCCTACGTCCAGAAAAAAGACCTTATCGTCTTTGATGATATGCAGATTTCCCAAGAGGTTCCGGAGCGGATCGATACCAGCGTGATGAATGTGATCCGCTCAGATATCAAACGCGGCGAACGCATTGAGATCGAGCTCAAGGGCAATAAGGGCGACCGTTTGCTGCTTATGTTGCGCAAGATCTCGGATGCGCGTTGGAACCCTAAGCTCAGTGTTCTCGATGCAGAAACCCGTGAACGTATGGTTGAGGTTAATCCTTGGGGCACGTCCGACGCTCGGATTCCGCAGCTGAACGACGAGGCGGGCCGCGGCTGGGAGATCGACCGCGAGACGCCTTATACAGTGGTTTTGGCCAATACCAATCAGGTCGACGGTGAGTTCGAGTTCTCGGTGGAATGTGTGGGAGGGCCGTGCTTCGCGTACGAAACCGACCATGTGACGATCGAGGAACTCGACGAGCTTCAAGGCCAGGAACTAAGGCGAGCGATGGTCGCATTGCACGAGTCGAATCACCTGAGAATTAGCTACTATGACGCTCGGATGGAGATGTTCTCGAGCCTCGATAATGTGGATGGCGTAGTCGAGTGTGTCTACACCGGGACCCTTGTCGAGACGGATACGATTCCTTCCAATTTGTTGATGAATGCCGAGCATACCTGGCCGCAAAGCCACGGTGCATTTGACGGTGCCGCGCGCTCGGACCTGCACCATATCTACCCGGTCACGAGCCAGATCAACTCGATTCGAAACAACCACCCGTTCTGCGAGGTCGCTGAGATTACGCGTGAGATCGGCCCAGCGACGCTCGGGTTTGACGAAGAAGGCGTGCGTTGTTTTGAGCCCCGAGACGAGCACAAAGGCGCGCTCGCCCGCTCCATGTTCTACTTCGCCGCGGTCTATCAACAATCCATTGATGACCGTCAGGAGTCCGTACTGCGTAAGTGGCATCGCGAGCATCCTGTGAGCGCGGCGGAGCGAATTCGGTCGCGCCACGTTCAGGTTTTCCAAGGCTCGAAGCAACCCTTTGTGGAGAAGCCGCATCTTGTAGACCATATCGCGGACTTTTGA